The Cherax quadricarinatus isolate ZL_2023a chromosome 35, ASM3850222v1, whole genome shotgun sequence genomic sequence ATTGAAATGGTTGGGTATGTGGATAGTGATTGACATATCAATACAAACTGAATTGTCATGGTCTAACACTGACAGCTTAGTGTGGCACAAGAACTGTTTGGAAATGCCGACAATTTCGCCCCCAGTAGGCATTTAGTTAGTGCATGGGAATACTTCCTAGTGGAGCTCGGTAGGGTGTAGTCTTGTTAGCTCTCTCGGACGCCTGGTTAACTTGTATAAGCTACCCTGATTGTTTTACTTTCTCAATAAACAATAATTTTGGTACCATTTCATTGAGATGGGCAATGGCTCTGCTAGTCCCTGTCTGTACTGTTTTCTTTGTTCACTTGGAAGTTTTATAACAATGGTTTTGAAACTTTTTGAGAAACCAATTGTATAAGAAcatttttgttcggatttttaaccccgaagggttagccacccgggataacccaagaaaggcagtgtcaTCGAGAAGGTCCTCAGTCTtgctccccaggatgcgacccacaccagtctactaacacccaggtacttgctgagtgaacaggacaacaggcgttaggaaacacgcccaatgttttcacccttacCGGGGATAGAACCGCGGACACTTAGCATGAGAAGCGAAAGCGTTGCCTAATAGACTATGGGCCACCTATCATATCAACATTCTTAATACTGATTTAGTAAAGGTTTCGATTTTACCATGTTATCTTTGTTAATTTGTGCTTATTTGCCCTCTTACCCAAGCCTGTTTAAATTCGGACCTCGCGCTGTAAATTAATAACGAGTGACAAATTGCTTGTCGTTCGTATTTAAACTTGGTTCTTCTGTAGTAATTTTCATAACGGTAAACCAGTGACATCGATATGATGCAAAAACCTGCAAGATTTTGACCTATTGCCAATGAAGAATTAAAAGGTTATCCGTATTATCGTTCAATAATTATTGAAAGAAAATTGCTTATTTCGTACCGATATGTACAGTAGTCACGTGACTGCCATCTATAGAAGCTAACTAGAATTAAGATTAGTATTTATTCTGAACCCCACACTTCTGTAATGAGTATCCTGTGCTAGCAGAAATGTGGTAATTTTGGCTTTAATAGCTTTGCTAGTCTGGAttattttgactttttttttatacCTACTTGCAAAAAAATCTAGGAATCATAAACTATGCCAGCACCGCCCCCTTTATCTAATTTGAGAAATTGAGCCAGATTTAAAGCGTAATTTGTAATTCAATCATGTGAACAGTTACTGTTTGTTAATACTGGCTAATTAGTGACAAATATATTTCGGCTGGCTTAAAGAACACGGGTATAAATTTACAGTTTAGATGCTACTAAATTCTGCAACCATAATTTTGTAATTTGTCATACGCCTGATAGTTTCAAAATTGGAAATTATAGGCAACTTGTCTCAGAGCTGAGATAAGATACACTGTGAATGCAGACTACAAAAAAAAAGCTTCAACAAAGATGCATAATGCTGCAGACTTCGCAAACTTGGTTTTGCACACTGCCTCGCTAATTTTAGCTCGATCCACTATCTTAAACATTGAAACTAATATGGCCTAGGACTGATCATGTAAACGTATCTAACTTTTAATATTTACTTTCCTCCCCAGCCTCtaggataaaaggttaatggtaAGCTTCTTGGCTTTCAATATTCCCGTACGAATGATCTCTCCTTGATACTGAAGGTCTCCTTCATTTGACCTTTGTCATTGACTGTTAAAGGTGACTTGACGTGGTCCTAGTTTATTTTTAGTCTAGGTACAGTAGACTCAGAAGTATATATAAAAATCTAAATTATCATTAGCCGTAGTTGGCCAATGCTAGAGATAATACAGGACAACTTAGTTTCCCCGGTGATTCGACTTTTATCAGTGTATTTGAAAATGTCCTCTACGCCCTGATCTGAAGGTCGGCCAAGGGTGCCAAGAGACACCCAGAGCACGCGCAGTGCCGGCCGGCGTGAATTGCCATTGAAAATAAGCATTGTGTTGGTAATTAAATCTTTAAATATAGGGATATTCTTTGACAAGAGTAAGCTGAATGACTATAATTTGTTGGATTGGTAATAAATGATTAGTAAGATAAAAGTAgtggtaacaaaaaaaaaaaaaaagtacgcgGTTGGCAACATCGTACCACCGGTGACGTAGTCTCTGCCTTAAATAATGCTGCAGCGAACCGCTCGGTGTCAGTCTAGCCAGaccagtgtggtgggtggagcatattgaaaaaaaaaatttttgttgatACATTATCATGGGTTCGATATTGGAAAAAAAATCTTAACCGGCTTTTAGCTAAGTGATACTTGTTTATATTTTAAAGCCCGTTATATTTTAAGTATTAGTTGCCGGCTCCAGTGGTACAGATTTGGACAACGCCCTAGTGCAGTTGAGAAACTAAAATCCCATTTCTTCAGTTTAACTAAACCCGTAACTTATCTTTGCAGAAGTCCTCTCTGAACAcctcgccaccatcactaccaccataatgTCGAAGATTGGTATTAATGGATTCGGCCGCATCGGTCGCCTTGTTCTGCGTGCCGCTCTTCAAAATGGCGCAGAGGTCAGTCTCCATGTTGACCTCGTATGGCAGTTGTAGTTTACTCAGGTTCTTTAAGTGGCAATTTTAGTTTAATGTACAATTCGTGTCTAAAAATAACACGCAGGGAAAGTATAACACAACTAAATGGACTGTTTTAGTTGATAACCAAAGCAGCTACTGGAAACTTGCAGTGTTTCGCCTGCACAAATTTTAGTAGCATCATTCAAAGCCTGTTGTGTAGGCATAGTTCTCAATTGTTTTCTCCATGAAACTTGCTGGTATTCCCATACTTCTCGTAAAAGCTTAGTGGAAAGTTGTCTAGACCCCATAGCTTTGTGTTCTAATAAAATTATAGTACATGAAATTTCTGCAAAATATGGCTCCAAGCTAAATATTCTACTTCAAAATTTAACACTGCTTCGTTTTGATATGTAAAATATTTTTCACTTTAGAAAAAACAGGTGACAATTGGTACTGTTTTGAGTGGAAACTAAACTTCTATTAGTTTTTGATGAATAGTATTTGCCATTTCTACTCATGATCctaaaaatatttacatttttcTAAGAAAAAATCCCCTGATCATGTTAACTACTTTGCCCTAAGATTGGTAGCAATTAATTATGCATCCACTTCTATAACTTTAATTTTAAAAGGGGTTTCTATTCATCCTAGGTGGTGGCAGTGAATGACCCCTTCATTGCTCTAGACTACATGGTGTACATGTTCAAGTACGACTCTACCCATGGCATGTTCAAGGGGGAGGTGAAGATAGAGGATGGAGCTCTGGTGGTCGATGGGCACAAGATTGCAGTCTTCAATGAGATGAAACCAGAAAACATTCCATGGAGCAAGGCTGGTGCAGAATACATTGTCGAGTCCACTGGAGTGTTTACCACTATTGAGAAGGCCTCGGCTCACTTCACTGGTGGTGCAAAGAAGGTAGTTATCTCTGCCCCCTCTGCTGATGCTCCAATGTTTGTTTGTGGAGTCAACCTGGAAAAATATTCAAAGGATATGACTGTGGTATCCAATGCTTCCTGCACAACCAACTGCCTTGCTCCTGTTGCTAAAGTTCTGCACGAGAACTTTGAAATTGTTGAGGGCTTGATGACCACAGTacatgctgttactgctacccaGAAGACTGTAGATGGTCCCTCTGCCAAGGATTGGCGTGGTGGCCGTGGTGCTGCCCAAAACATCATCCCATCATCCACTGGTGCTGCTAAGGCTGTTGGCAAGGTCATTCCAGAACTCAATGGAAAATTGACAGGCATGGCCTTCCGTGTACCCACTCCAGACGTCTCTGTTGTAGATCTGACAGTCCGGCTTGGTAAGGAATGTTCTTATGATGACATTAAGGCAGCGATGAAGGCTGCTTCAGAGGGACCCCTCAAGGGTGTCCTGGGTTACACCGAGGATGACGTTGTATCCACTGACTTCACTGGTGATGTACGATCCTCTATCTTTGATGCAAAAGCTGGTATCCAGCTGAGCAAGACCTTCGTAAAGGTAGTCTCTTGGTATGATAACGAGTTTGGCTATTCTACCCGTGTAATAGATCTCCTCAAGCACATGCAGAAGGTGGATGGTGCCTAATATGTCTGGATTGGTTCCAGCTGAAAGTACGTGAAGGGCACTGGTGGATGAATGAAAGATgggtaaaaataaaaatttggGGTTGATGATAATTAGTAGCCAGGCTGTTATATGCTTAACCCACTATTATTTTTGCAAGACTGGCATTGTTCTGTAATTTAGACTTTGTGTtaaatttctttaccaaatctgcCTAGACTGATCCTAGACTTTAATGTAGAGAACATAATGTGATCAAAAGTTTAGTAAAACTGGTTGGATTCGATGGATTTCATCACCTCCAACAAGCGTTCCCATTAAAGTTTAGTCTATGGCCTGTATTGTCTCGTATGTTAATGGAATATTATGTAGGCTGTGACCAACTAATATTGGCCAATAAAAGACTTTAATTTCAGGTATGTTTTATGAATCCTTTTTGCCAGTAAATTTGCAAGTTACTGTATCTTAACACTGCTAGTTTTTACAGTTTATCTAGTTTTCCcctcgaggaaggttccttgatgttggtgaggggctcttcatctaaggaattggatctgtcttcgtttcctgaattaaacctgattactttctacatctaccacaggtgctgtataatcctaagggtttagcacttcccccttggtTATATCTAGTTTTCATCAGTCAAATCGTGTGATTTCACCCAAGTAGGTTGCTATTCCAGTGGCGGTTATTAAAGGCAGAGGCAGTGCCAGAATTTCTGTAATGGGGAAGGTTGATGGGTGACTGgttgggagagaggagggggggataAGACTTCCTCTGAAAGCAGCATTTTACCTATTATTTGGGGGGgatgaccctggtaggtttagtactgactcacgaaatcgtaatgacacgattgcaaacaaactataccacagaTGGGGTTTgagcctgtggtatggtttgtttgcagtcgtgtcattacgctTTCATAAATCATGTTGACTGCTTTGAGGAGACTTGAGatagttcgtcacggccatgctagtgggagattagtctgtaaaagcttgcatttgtggacacggtggtgcctatgctaaccttcctatggtgtagaaatatacctagttggacaaatcttattgaagctagctggcccagtggctaacacgacggtctggagttttgagacttgccgcgggttcaaacccccattcttggtaattttttttttttttgtgctttttGATAATTAGGGAGGGGGGGAGGCTGAGAATGTTGAAGGCACCCCTTCCTTGGCACTGCCACATAGGTACCTCAATGCTGTTGAAGGCTCTTTATCCAAAGAATTTAAGTTGCCCTCTTCTTGGACTGAATCTGACAATAACCCATACTGCAAAAGTGCTCTCCcccacaggtttagtgcttcttccaTGATTTTTTTTAACTAGATGTGAAAATTAGGTGCCTAGGacttgtatgacccttgtgggtttagcacttgattATTACTGTAATGTGCCCAGGGCATCCTAGCACAATAGCTAGGTTAGCTTTGATGCCTATTACTAATGGTGGAACCAACAGCACTGCATAACTCCtagactggggggggggggtgttagtgCTTGTCAATGCTTGTGCCGTTCAGGTGACGTAGCCTCAGTGGTACTCCCTGCATTTGCTATACCTCTACTTTTTGACTGCTCGATGTTTGTTTGCAAGCACAAACGCCTTTTATAAATGCACTGCCATGTTTGGCAGAGCATTATGATAGGGCTAAAATATCTGCCATTTTATCTAACTTGATGCAGTTGAAGGAATACATCTCCAAGGAATTCAAGTATCTTTCCTTGGATGAAACCTCTCGTTCCTTGAGGATTTTTATCCAAAGAATTAGTTATTCCTGGACTGTGTAGTGAACCTGTTTTTcccattcccccctcccctctacaGGTTCAGCACCATCCTCATGAACATGATAGAATAAACTATTACTTCCATGGGTTGTAATACCAAAGAGTTTGGCACAAACTGTAGAATGTatgtggaaacataaacacacatgtagtttaatgtgatcctttattgacaacgtttcgtgcaaacggtgggctttttcaagtcacccaCACATCTACCTGGGGTGAAAGGtatgggagtatttatagtcaggttcagaatgttgaggtcaggtgaagaatgttgcatctgatgatctaccgggtggagttatagagtcttgggtagcttggcaggggtattggacaagttgtgagtaggccttctgcagtgttctatgttcttatgtgggatagcgatgaagaagtttcttggcaagtggttcagctatgttatagaagccattgttctggttgaaattgttggttatagagataagcgatgattccaggattcttcggtattgagtgtggtcttctgtggcgataagtcttaaGTTTCtttagttaattaaatggttgtgtgaattgcaatgttgtacacaggcattccttgtatcgcaATTCGCACAAccattgctggtttactggcatgaagggtagggtatggcacgggttccatgctgcatctgcgctacttgctaCTTGCcctgctgaggtcctcttgggcgcagagggagattttTGGCCCTTTCATTCTTCCTAGGAACTAGCcttccctggtcccccctttttttattcttttttttatttttattttttttcttaaaaacaaaaagaaagaagtaacctaaccatggagtacccgatccatgaccccgctacccctgggccccttattgttaccgcaccccgttctgacctcgccttgtcttttggccactcttcgcaCACCCCTAAGGCCCCTgcacctcttgctggtgctgtttcgtcacccgcTTCTGGTGCCGGGGTttcaactgactccttcgatttgtctgacctccgctctcctttgactatgcttccggcctctccctctatggtgcggcgattttcgaatcgccaaCCCGTCCCATGTCGGACTGACTCTGTTCCCACTTCTgaatgccaacgacaatctcctgatgacgttacttcgttaccttcccattctactcggaaaagaccaacACATCATGCGCTCCCTCTCCACACTGTTTCGGAcgacacaatggactaaattctttactttaagaccgattTTTTCTACTGCCCATccttctgaccatagtattggcaaagcgctcctacgccacgttggtagagatatttcctttcatgctcttaagagtggtacgcgcatcacagtccagaattctacccaagctcatgatctttctcttctttcacatattgatactattcctatcactgtcaaaaaacatcattccctcattTCTTGTattggtactgttattctgccccataccgtagtccaacagaatttccagacatgtggcaatgacattctcgaacagctggaactccaagatctcccaattctcaaggtagacacttatgttcttcctgcccacgggcgaagacgttacccttgcaatgtggctcgtttagcttttgacagccgtgaactcccatcctctgtttatgtagcaggacatcggttacaagttcagaAGGTGATccttacactgcaacagtgttggaattgctggtgatttggccacccagcaaaatattgcagatctatagccgaatgcccagtctgtggtgccgatgaccattctaatacgtcttgcagttgacctccctcttgccttaattgtcatgaagctcacccttcatactctcgccattgccaggtctaatTAAATGAGTGGGAAGttcattgcctcaaagaggcagaaggtctctctTATGCTATgacagtttctcatctccacctccaagggagactaccccgtgtttcaaaacgtacccccacttctggggtcccatcttctgcagcctcctccgCGGTTGCCAGTCCcgtagtcactcctgtatctaattcttttgctgtcctgggttcagacatccctacttcaacacctcagtccatcctcgcttcttcgtgttctccctcacaaacccagtattgacaagacctcgtacgacacctcctcccaatcgtccctctacttctcagaggtccaacaaatctcctttaatccctccttcccttcatccacctccacattttaccttcccggtctctgtacctgggtcttcccctttcactggctccgttacaagtgtggaggttcatcctccacgtactgtgccttcctcccctgtcccctcccaagtttcttcctctgccacctcccaggtttctgcctcttctgtcccctcccacacttctccagctcCCTCCActcttttgcccccccccccaccatggtacagtccattacagttttgatctttactcaaactccccctccttccatctccaatattgtctcccatatgacgtctctgaactccgaaacacttgaagcaatctctgaatatattgctgagaccaaaccatcaatggacactgatccaccctctgttccttatctttcctcttctccatctgcgcaactcctttcttcacagcgcaccgttccttcgctgcttgaacgttttcctttgccaccgcatgtggacttttctaacccctctagtccataggtacccTTATCTGCGgacttcaggtatctttatcgttgccagtcATGGCCTATTTATAATGGAATGTACGCAGCCtcgggtaatcagggtgagcttcagatgttgctctcccagttttcccctgttggtgtttgcttacaggaaccaaaattacactctgctgttatctatcccatctcaggctataatttattgtattcttcagatccttttcctgatgggacctttaatgaaagtgcccttcttctaagcactgatattctgtaccatcagctatttgttcgtacttcgctgcattacacagcagcccgtatctacttgcataggtggtatacactgttctttgtatctctctccttctcaggcattatctatcccggatattgcctttcttgtttcatcattaccgccaccatttctgttacttggcgattttaatgcccatcaatTCCTCTGGAgaagggtctcactgtgattccgtggcattcagttagaggcttttcttgctacccaccccctccatgttttaaatacaggtactcgcacccattttgatcctcggactcatactctctcttgcattgatctcagactgctcttcctccgccacattagacttcacctggtctgttctcccggatttacatgacagcggtcatttcccaatcattcttacttccccttcatattcaccacctcttcgtaacccacgctggcaatttgatcaggcaaattggaaccgttactcacaactaactgttttcagtgaggttccttcttcgtcctccattgatgagcttttacacctcttctcgtcctccgttttaaccacagcttctcattctataccccaaacttcgggcaggcattctcaggaatgcgtgccttggtggtctcctgcttgtgctcgtgcagtacgtttgaaacgtgctgcgtggggcaggtaccggtacaatagaaccacggagagacttcttgattttaagcagaagtgtgcaatcattcgccgtgtcatccgtgacgctaaacacaTTGCTGGCAAGATTACGTCTCCATCATCACctttgcttcctctatgagtgcagtctggaaaaaaagtacgaaaactgagtggtaaatattctcctgacctggctcctgttctgcgggttgccggtgttgatatagcaaccccactagatgttgccaatgaaattggcagtcatctggtctgtatttctcaggggctccatctatgcccctcgtttctttcctcaaagtctgccagagagttagcacccttggacttttcttctctcaagaGAAGAAcaatataatgtgccttttacacttcaggaactggaggcaacacactcagcttgccgatcatcggcagctgggcccgacaacattcatattcgtatgctacaacatttacatcagtcagcccttgcagtcctattacaccttttcaatcttatttggtcacaaggagttcttccacagctgtggaaatctgccattgttctccctttctgcaaaccgagTACTaagggacatgaagcctcccactatcatcccattgctcttaccagtgcagtttgcaaagtgatggaacgcctggtaaatagacatttagtgtggtatttagagacgcacaagtctctccactcgtcaatatggctttcataagggccgttctaccatagaccccttactgcgcttggatacgtatgtttgtaatgcttttgcgaataaccactcagttattgccatattttttgaccttgagaaggcatatgacacaacttggaggtataatattttagcccaagcccactccttaggcctccgaggcaatctaccatccttccttaagaactttttaactggcagacatttctgtgttcgggttaataatgtgctctccccggactttatccaagctgaaggtgtcccccagggatgtgttctgagcacaacactttttctcctctagtcttccatccaatatttggtcatcactctat encodes the following:
- the LOC128695086 gene encoding glyceraldehyde-3-phosphate dehydrogenase isoform X1 gives rise to the protein MGFVSSRLKGSGIPISKSYSVTTVTPIEVLSEHLATITTTIMSKIGINGFGRIGRLVLRAALQNGAEVVAVNDPFIALDYMVYMFKYDSTHGMFKGEVKIEDGALVVDGHKIAVFNEMKPENIPWSKAGAEYIVESTGVFTTIEKASAHFTGGAKKVVISAPSADAPMFVCGVNLEKYSKDMTVVSNASCTTNCLAPVAKVLHENFEIVEGLMTTVHAVTATQKTVDGPSAKDWRGGRGAAQNIIPSSTGAAKAVGKVIPELNGKLTGMAFRVPTPDVSVVDLTVRLGKECSYDDIKAAMKAASEGPLKGVLGYTEDDVVSTDFTGDVRSSIFDAKAGIQLSKTFVKVVSWYDNEFGYSTRVIDLLKHMQKVDGA
- the LOC128695086 gene encoding glyceraldehyde-3-phosphate dehydrogenase isoform X2, giving the protein MSKIGINGFGRIGRLVLRAALQNGAEVVAVNDPFIALDYMVYMFKYDSTHGMFKGEVKIEDGALVVDGHKIAVFNEMKPENIPWSKAGAEYIVESTGVFTTIEKASAHFTGGAKKVVISAPSADAPMFVCGVNLEKYSKDMTVVSNASCTTNCLAPVAKVLHENFEIVEGLMTTVHAVTATQKTVDGPSAKDWRGGRGAAQNIIPSSTGAAKAVGKVIPELNGKLTGMAFRVPTPDVSVVDLTVRLGKECSYDDIKAAMKAASEGPLKGVLGYTEDDVVSTDFTGDVRSSIFDAKAGIQLSKTFVKVVSWYDNEFGYSTRVIDLLKHMQKVDGA